From Anaerococcus urinomassiliensis:
TTCATCATCTTTTGGTATTAGGGAAAAAGATTTTAAAATTGTATGATTTTTTTCATTGCCAAAAAAATCTATATAAGATTTTCTAAGCTCGTTAACTCCTAAGTTTTTCATCGACTCTCCTATTATTTTGATTTACCATAGTATCTAAGGTTATGGAATCAATAGTATCATTTATAGCTTCATCTAATTTATTGAAGGCAAAATATGCCCTACATTCATTGTCACAATGACTTCCATCTTCAAGGCATCCTGTAACATTAAAAGTACCTTCTAGAACTCTTAAAACTTCACCAACCGTTATTTGATCAAGTTTTTTTACTAGCTTATAGCCACCTTTTGGCCCTCTAGTGGACTCAACTATATTAGCGTTTTTAAGTAGCCTTATAAGTTGTTCAAGGTAGTTATCTGATAAGTCAAGATTTTCTGATATTTCAGAAACAGATATATATCCTCTATCTTCATTTTCTGCCAAGTAGCATATAGCTCTTAGACCATATTTACTTCTAGTTGATAATTTCATTATATCTCCTATACAGTTATCAAATCTTTAAGAGATTGATAAAATTTCTCTCCAATTCCATTTACATTTTTCAAATCTTCTATAGATTCAAATTTGTTAGATTCTCTATATTCTAAGATCGAATCAGCTCTCTTGTCTCCAATATTTGGCAAGGTCATCAATTCTTCCTTGCTGGCTTTATTAATATCTACCTTATTCTTGCTAGAATCGTTACTATCAGATGTTATAATTGGTATTGTATCATTAGCATCATCGCTACTTACTTCATAGATACTAGGTATGTATATCTTCATCTCATCTTCAAGTTTCATAGCAAGGTTTAAATCTTTTGCATTAGCATTTTCTGTCAAACCACCAGCTTTTTTAATCAGATCATCTAGCCTGTCACCATCTTCAAATTCGTAGACACCTTCTTTACCAATCTCACCAGAAATGTAGACTTTCATTTCATCTATTTCAACGTTTTCGTCTTCATCTGCAGGTGATATTGCATCTGAGGATGTATCAAGTAAAGAAATTTCTGATTTTAATAAATCATCTTCGTTATTCTTAACATAGTTATTAGCAATTAAAGCTACAATAACTATGATTAGACCCATTATAATTTTATCTTTTCTCTTATCATCCATATTGAAAACCTAGCAATTTATGAGAAGGCTATTCTTCCCATAAATCGTCTATTCCATAAAATTCTCTTTGTCTTTGTGTGAATATGTGGACAATAATATCATCTGCATCCATTAGTATCCATTCCCCTTCACGCAAACCTTCTTTAGATAGCAATTCATATCCGTTTTTGCCAAGCTCTTCTTCAATATAGTCTGCTAGAGCTTTAGTTTGGATGACTGAAGTACCTGTTGCAATTACAAAGGTATCAGCTATAGAAGAATCGCTAAGTTCTAAGACTTTTACATCTTCAGCTTTTCTGTCATCTAAAACTTTTAAAATAATATCTAATTTATTCATTTTTCTCCTTAATCAAGTAGTTATAAGCACTTATAGTTAAAGGATGAATCAAGCTTAGTTTGTTTGTTAAAAAGATTATATTGTGACTTAAGCTATATAGAATTGCTTGGTCTATATCTTTTTTTGCCAAATCTCTTAATTCATCTACGCCAGGATAAGATCTTTCAGGTTCAATAGCATCAGCCAAGTAAATTATTTTTTCTAATTCACTCATATTTTCTTTACCTGTAGTATGGTATCTTATAGCATCAAGTACTTGGTAATTATCTACATTATACACTTTTTTAGCTACTTCCGCTCCTAAAAAAGAGTGCAAAACAGATTTATAATTAATAGTCTCAGCGCTTATATTATCAGCAAATAATTCCAGATACTTATCCTCATTGTATTTTGCACAGTCGTGAAGTATCGCTGCAGTTTTAACCAAATCATCATCTACGCTTGTGTTAAGTTTTAGAGCGGTTTCCATGACTCTTTTTGAGTGTTTGAACCTTTTTAACCCAATATCTTCTATCAAGTTATTTTTCCAATTTTTCAAATCATACATATAGATTATGTTCTCCTATAAAATCTATAACTTCATCGGTAACTAGGTATTTTATACTCTTACCCTCTTTTACTAAATTTCTTATTAGGGTAGATGATATATTTATATTTAGGTTATTTATAAGATATATTTCTTTATTATCTTTTTTTATTTGATCAACTTTTTTCACAAGATCACTGTCACTATCAGTGTTTGATCTTGTAAATACAATTAACCTATCATTTAAAATATTTTCGTAATTTTTCCAAGTGTCTATTGTCATAAAAGAGTCTTCTCCCATGATATAATAGAATTCATCTTCAGGATATGATTTTTTGAAGTAATCGAGCGCTTCATGGGTATAAACAACATCATCATTTCTTGCTTCATAGGTGGAAAGTTCTACTCTTGGGTTATCTGTAATCGCTCTTTTCACCATCTCAACCCTGAGTTCAGTTTTTGTTTTTTGTTTATTTACCTTGTGAGGAGGATTGGAACTTGGAAGAATTATTATTTTATCTATGTCTAGAAAATTAAATACATTTTCCATGACTATTAAATGTCCAACATGTATTGGATCAAATGTTCCTCCATATAAACCAATTTTCATAATTAATCCTAACTATATTTGATATTTATTATCGTCATTTTTTCTATAGATAGTAATAATACTGCCTAGGTGATTGACAAACTCAGCATTCAATTCTTCTAATAGAGTTTTTACTATCTCATCTTGGTCATCAAGATTATTATTTAAAACTTTAATTTTTATAAGTTCACGAGCCTCTAAAACTTCGTCTATGGCTCCTAAAGTTTCTTCTGTAAGTGAGTTTTTACCTATATTAATAACTGGCTTAAAATCATGGCTAAGTGCCTTTAGCTTTGCTCTTTGTTTACTACTAATCATTATTTCTCCTATTCATAATACTCAAAGACAATATCGCC
This genomic window contains:
- a CDS encoding RrF2 family transcriptional regulator; the encoded protein is MKLSTRSKYGLRAICYLAENEDRGYISVSEISENLDLSDNYLEQLIRLLKNANIVESTRGPKGGYKLVKKLDQITVGEVLRVLEGTFNVTGCLEDGSHCDNECRAYFAFNKLDEAINDTIDSITLDTMVNQNNRRVDEKLRS
- the yqeK gene encoding bis(5'-nucleosyl)-tetraphosphatase (symmetrical) YqeK; translation: MYDLKNWKNNLIEDIGLKRFKHSKRVMETALKLNTSVDDDLVKTAAILHDCAKYNEDKYLELFADNISAETINYKSVLHSFLGAEVAKKVYNVDNYQVLDAIRYHTTGKENMSELEKIIYLADAIEPERSYPGVDELRDLAKKDIDQAILYSLSHNIIFLTNKLSLIHPLTISAYNYLIKEKNE
- a CDS encoding ComEA family DNA-binding protein → MDDKRKDKIIMGLIIVIVALIANNYVKNNEDDLLKSEISLLDTSSDAISPADEDENVEIDEMKVYISGEIGKEGVYEFEDGDRLDDLIKKAGGLTENANAKDLNLAMKLEDEMKIYIPSIYEVSSDDANDTIPIITSDSNDSSKNKVDINKASKEELMTLPNIGDKRADSILEYRESNKFESIEDLKNVNGIGEKFYQSLKDLITV
- the yhbY gene encoding ribosome assembly RNA-binding protein YhbY, which gives rise to MISSKQRAKLKALSHDFKPVINIGKNSLTEETLGAIDEVLEARELIKIKVLNNNLDDQDEIVKTLLEELNAEFVNHLGSIITIYRKNDDNKYQI
- the nadD gene encoding nicotinate (nicotinamide) nucleotide adenylyltransferase; amino-acid sequence: MKIGLYGGTFDPIHVGHLIVMENVFNFLDIDKIIILPSSNPPHKVNKQKTKTELRVEMVKRAITDNPRVELSTYEARNDDVVYTHEALDYFKKSYPEDEFYYIMGEDSFMTIDTWKNYENILNDRLIVFTRSNTDSDSDLVKKVDQIKKDNKEIYLINNLNINISSTLIRNLVKEGKSIKYLVTDEVIDFIGEHNLYV
- the rsfS gene encoding ribosome silencing factor — translated: MNKLDIILKVLDDRKAEDVKVLELSDSSIADTFVIATGTSVIQTKALADYIEEELGKNGYELLSKEGLREGEWILMDADDIIVHIFTQRQREFYGIDDLWEE